The following proteins come from a genomic window of Corynebacterium hansenii:
- a CDS encoding terminase TerL endonuclease subunit, producing MQDVLPRWLPNPDPQTTICLGFDGSESNDWTAIRGETFDGLSFTPRYGPDRRPTIWNPDEWGGQIPRDEVHAAVDELFATWSVERMYCDPQDWRSEIGDWALSHGEDHVLEWPTNSVRRMHPALERFGTDLSTGRIRHDGCPLTTLAVANAKKAAKPGQKWVLAKASETQKIDPAMATVLAHEAAMDAHAAGWRPKSDTKVLVFGRGRR from the coding sequence ATGCAGGACGTGTTGCCGAGGTGGCTGCCGAATCCTGACCCGCAAACGACAATCTGCCTGGGGTTTGACGGCTCGGAGTCCAACGACTGGACCGCGATCCGCGGTGAGACGTTCGACGGCCTGTCGTTCACTCCGCGGTACGGCCCGGACAGGCGGCCGACGATCTGGAACCCCGATGAATGGGGCGGCCAGATTCCCCGGGACGAGGTCCACGCCGCCGTCGACGAGCTGTTCGCCACGTGGTCGGTCGAGCGGATGTACTGCGACCCGCAGGATTGGCGGTCGGAGATCGGCGACTGGGCCCTGTCCCACGGCGAAGATCACGTCCTGGAGTGGCCGACGAACTCGGTACGACGCATGCATCCGGCGTTGGAGCGTTTCGGCACGGACTTGTCCACCGGTCGCATCCGACACGATGGCTGCCCACTGACGACGTTGGCGGTGGCCAACGCGAAAAAGGCGGCCAAGCCAGGGCAGAAATGGGTGCTGGCCAAGGCCAGCGAAACACAGAAAATCGACCCCGCCATGGCCACGGTGTTGGCCCACGAGGCGGCGATGGACGCACATGCGGCGGGCTGGCGCCCGAAATCGGACACGAAGGTACTGGTGTTTGGCCGGGGAAGGAGGTAG
- a CDS encoding terminase: MHSDSDDWVVDFPTLGDLWDAWVQYYCRIPDGYDRGKPFVWSDWQFWCSAKFGQIRAGLEWDGAPLRNQAFEYRRQLVVGPQKTGKGPWMASMHILQAVGPVEFDGWAEEGEVYEDDYGFRHEYLPGEPKGRPHPSPLIQMTATSEDQVDNTYRPLRSMIQLGPLRHLLADRGNFVRVLGHEGGEDADRIDVVTANANSRVGNPVSFVGQDETGLWTKSNRMEAVADAQRRGLAGMGGRAIETTNAWDASENSVAQQTYERAMDDVHVFYRRPPSGLRWSRVEERRKILEHVYRGSPWVDIDSILAEAADISAKDPQQAARFFGNIITYGRGSWLPDGLWEARYAGRVAEVAAES, translated from the coding sequence GTGCATAGCGACTCCGACGACTGGGTCGTCGATTTCCCCACCCTCGGCGACCTCTGGGACGCCTGGGTCCAGTACTACTGCCGCATCCCAGATGGGTATGACCGCGGCAAGCCCTTCGTCTGGTCCGATTGGCAGTTCTGGTGCTCCGCAAAATTCGGCCAGATCCGCGCCGGGCTGGAATGGGACGGGGCGCCGCTGCGAAATCAGGCGTTCGAGTACCGCCGCCAGCTTGTCGTCGGCCCTCAGAAGACGGGGAAGGGGCCGTGGATGGCGTCGATGCACATCCTCCAGGCGGTCGGCCCGGTCGAGTTCGATGGGTGGGCGGAAGAGGGTGAGGTCTACGAGGACGATTACGGCTTCCGGCACGAGTACTTGCCGGGCGAACCGAAGGGCCGGCCGCACCCGTCGCCGCTGATCCAGATGACGGCGACGTCGGAGGACCAGGTGGACAACACCTACCGGCCTTTGCGGTCGATGATCCAGCTCGGCCCGCTGCGCCATCTGCTCGCCGACCGCGGCAACTTCGTCCGCGTCCTTGGGCATGAGGGCGGTGAGGACGCTGACCGCATCGACGTGGTGACGGCGAATGCCAATTCTCGCGTCGGCAACCCGGTGAGCTTCGTCGGCCAGGACGAGACGGGCCTGTGGACGAAGTCGAATCGGATGGAGGCTGTCGCCGACGCGCAGCGCCGCGGCTTGGCCGGCATGGGCGGCCGCGCGATCGAGACGACCAATGCGTGGGACGCGTCGGAGAACTCGGTGGCCCAGCAAACCTACGAGCGAGCGATGGATGACGTCCACGTGTTCTACCGCCGGCCCCCGTCTGGGCTGCGGTGGAGCCGCGTCGAGGAGCGGCGAAAGATCCTCGAGCACGTCTACCGCGGTTCTCCGTGGGTCGACATCGATTCGATCTTGGCCGAGGCCGCCGACATCTCCGCGAAGGACCCGCAACAGGCCGCGCGGTTTTTCGGGAACATCATCACCTACGGCCGCGGCTCATGGCTGCCCGATGGACTCTGGGAGGCTCGCTATGCAGGACGTGTTGCCGAGGTGGCTGCCGAATCCTGA
- a CDS encoding phage portal protein: MLTKDETRLLHELHLEWMKQRREDEENERYFDAQQRVRQLGISIPPEMEAFAFPMSWCRTWVETIESRMEPRLLLRSGSTTEDKDLRIDWDANNLDSESQLAHRDLLVLGRAVVSVGWPDREHGQTRPVIRVESPRDFAVKVDPLTRRMVAALRVYTNEDTGLMEHLTLYLPDETIYISRQKGKWADDERRRHNLGRVPIVVAYTRRRSGRWKGTTMMADVKHWTDMASRIVLNLQVAMEALSTPQKIAYGLTRQDFVDPDTGEPLDEWDTYLGAIWAISASKKDGASIEQLPAGSLDGFINAMELCTKQVSGATGLPLRMLGHSTVNPASEGGIKADETRMTRTAERMDTVAGSMWGWVLGIAERMRLGNWPEGSPIKLEWRNPGTPTLSEMADSVSKRTGGVPVLSARGAMHEMGYSQARIDQEMRWLDEESRGVFSTDDKLERPPFGDSSAYAGGGG; this comes from the coding sequence GTGCTCACGAAGGACGAAACGCGGCTGCTGCACGAGCTCCACCTCGAGTGGATGAAGCAGCGTCGTGAGGACGAGGAAAACGAGCGCTACTTCGACGCCCAACAGCGCGTCCGGCAGCTGGGAATCTCCATCCCCCCGGAGATGGAGGCGTTTGCGTTCCCCATGTCCTGGTGCCGTACCTGGGTGGAGACCATCGAATCGCGGATGGAACCGCGGCTGCTGTTGCGCAGCGGAAGCACGACCGAGGACAAGGACCTGCGCATCGACTGGGACGCCAACAACCTCGATTCCGAGTCGCAGCTGGCGCACCGGGACCTCCTCGTCCTGGGCCGCGCCGTCGTTTCGGTCGGCTGGCCCGACCGCGAGCACGGCCAGACTCGCCCGGTTATCCGGGTGGAGTCGCCGCGAGACTTCGCCGTGAAGGTCGACCCCCTGACGCGCCGCATGGTGGCCGCCCTGCGGGTCTACACCAACGAGGACACGGGGCTGATGGAACACCTGACCCTGTACCTGCCCGACGAGACGATCTACATCTCGCGGCAGAAGGGCAAGTGGGCCGATGACGAGCGGCGTCGCCACAACTTGGGGCGCGTTCCCATCGTCGTGGCCTACACCCGCCGCAGGTCGGGCCGGTGGAAGGGCACGACGATGATGGCCGACGTCAAACACTGGACGGACATGGCCTCCCGTATCGTCCTGAATCTGCAGGTGGCGATGGAAGCCCTGTCCACGCCGCAGAAGATCGCCTACGGGCTGACCCGGCAGGACTTCGTCGACCCGGATACCGGCGAACCGTTGGACGAGTGGGACACCTACCTCGGCGCGATCTGGGCGATCTCCGCGTCGAAGAAGGACGGCGCATCCATCGAGCAGCTGCCTGCCGGCAGCCTCGATGGGTTCATCAACGCGATGGAGTTGTGTACCAAGCAGGTGTCCGGGGCCACGGGTCTGCCTCTGCGGATGCTGGGGCACTCCACCGTCAATCCGGCCTCCGAGGGCGGCATCAAGGCCGACGAGACCCGCATGACCCGAACCGCCGAGCGAATGGACACGGTCGCCGGCTCCATGTGGGGCTGGGTGCTGGGCATCGCCGAGCGCATGAGGCTCGGAAACTGGCCCGAAGGCTCGCCGATCAAGCTGGAGTGGCGCAACCCGGGCACGCCGACGCTGTCGGAGATGGCTGACTCGGTGTCCAAGCGCACCGGAGGAGTCCCGGTGCTGTCGGCCCGCGGCGCCATGCATGAGATGGGCTACTCGCAGGCCCGCATCGACCAGGAAATGCGGTGGCTCGACGAGGAATCCCGCGGCGTGTTTTCCACGGACGACAAGCTCGAGCGACCACCGTTCGGTGACTCGTCCGCCTATGCCGGAGGTGGTGGCTGA